In the genome of Bacillus thuringiensis, the window TTCAATAAAGCTCTCGTAACAGGGATCACGCAGATAAACCCTAGCACATCTGTCACATAACCAGGAAGCACTAAGAGAATACCTCCTACAAATACAAAAATGCCATCTAGCACTGCCTCACCTGGCATTTCCCCTCTATTCAACTTAGATTGAATCTCTCCAAGCACTTTAAATCCTTGTCTTTTCGCCAAATACACACCTACAACACCTGTAAATACAATCATAGCGAACGTAGACCATAAACCTATTACATGACTTGATCCGATTAAGACCGTAATCTCAATCGCCGGTATTAAAATAAACAAGAATAGTAACCACTTCATAGTTCTACACCTCTCTCACAACTCACTTTTAACGCCCTCACAACGCCTATATACATCATATGAAATATAATACCCTTTCATATTAAAACCCATAACAAACAGCTTTTAAAAGCAATTCTAGGCGTTTTAAGCTAATTCTATCTCGTTTTTGTGTAAAAAAAAGAGAAGGACTCCGATCCTTCTCTCCGTATTACTTATAGCACTTCCGCATGTCCATTATAAACAATTCCGCGTGCTGCATCAACTGTTACTTCTTGGCCATTTTTTAAAGTTGCTGTTACGCCGTTTACACCAACGATAACAGGAATACCGATTGATACGCCTACAACAGCAGCATGGCTTGTTAAGCCACCTTCTTCTACAACTAAAGCAGCAGCTTTTTCGATTGCAGGAATCATATCTTTATCAGTACTTGTTGTAACAAGGATATCACCTTCGTTTACGTTCGCTACAGCTTCAGCAGCTGTTTTTGCTACAACTACTTTACCTTTCGCAGCTTTACGACCGATTCCTTGTCCTTTAGCAACTTCTTCACCAACAACGTGGATTTTCATTAAGTTTGTTGTACCAGTTTCAGCAACTGGAACACCAGCAGTAATTACTACAGTATCTCCAAGGCCGATTAGACCTGCATCCATACCTGTTTGAATTGCTGTATCTAACATTTCGTCAGTTGAAGCTGCGCGCTTCTCAGCCATAAATGCTTGTACACCCCAAACAAGTGCAAGACGACGCCCTACTTGCTCGTCAGATGTTACAGCTACGATTGGAGATTTTGGACGGTATTTAGAGATCATTTTCGCAGTATGTCCACTTTCTGTTGGAGCTACGATTGCAGCTACATCAAGAGCAAGTGCTGTATGCGCAACAGATTGGCTAATTGCATCTGTAATTGTTGGAGTGAACTCTTTAATACGTTTTTTGAACATATCTTCGTATTGTAATGATTTTTCAACACGTACTGCAATGTTAGCCATCATTGTTACTGCTTCTACTGGGTATTGACCAGCAGCTGTTTCACCTGAAAGCATGATTGCATCTGTACCATCGAAGATTGCGTTAGCTACGTCACTTGCTTCCGCACGAGTTGGACGTGGGTTACGTTGCATAGAATCTAACATTTGTGTCGCAGTAATAACTGGTTTACCTAACACGTTACATTTTTTGATTAGACGTTTTTGTACTAATGGTACTTCTTCTGGTGGAATTTCTACACCCATATCACCACGAGCTACCATTAAACCGTCAGAAACTTCTAAGATTGAATCGATATTGTCGATACCTTCTTGGTTTTCGATTTTCGGTACGATTTGGATGTATTGAGCGCCATGCTCTTCTAATAATTCACGGATTTCTAATACGTCAGACGCTTTACGTACGAATGAAGCTGCGATGAAATCAACTTTTTGCTCGATACCGAAGATGATATCTTTTACGTCTTTTTCAGTGATACCAGGAAGCTTAATGCTTACGTTTGGTACGTTAACACCTTTTTTATTTTTTACAGTTCCACTGTTAAGAACTTTTGTACGGATATTTCCGTCAGCTTTTTCGATTACTTCTAGTTCGATAAGACCGTCATCGATTAGAATGCGAGAACCTGGGTCCACATCATCATAAAGACCAGCATAAGATACAGAGAACTTCTCTGCAGTACCTAATACTTGCTCAGTAGAAAGAACTACTTCTGCACCTGTTACAAGCTCAGCTTGTCCGTCTACGAAGTCGTGAGTACGGATTTCTGGACCTTTTGTATCAAGTAAGATACCAACTGTTTTACCAGTTTTCTTTGAAGCTTCACGAATGTTTTTAATACGAGCGCCGTGCTCTTCATGGCTACCATGAGAGAAGTTTAAACGAGCAACGTTCATACCCGCTTCCATTAATTGTTCTAATTTCTCAATACTTTCACTAGCAGGACCTATAGTACATACAATTTTAGTTTTACGCATATTGCACCTCCGAAAATTATGAAACCGTTCCCAAATATCCGACATTACGCCGATTAGATGGATAATTCTTTAGATAATTGATACATATCTTTATCGATTGTATGCTTTTGAGCTAACGCCTCGATAATGTCATGATCAACAAGTTTATTATCT includes:
- the pyk gene encoding pyruvate kinase, with product MRKTKIVCTIGPASESIEKLEQLMEAGMNVARLNFSHGSHEEHGARIKNIREASKKTGKTVGILLDTKGPEIRTHDFVDGQAELVTGAEVVLSTEQVLGTAEKFSVSYAGLYDDVDPGSRILIDDGLIELEVIEKADGNIRTKVLNSGTVKNKKGVNVPNVSIKLPGITEKDVKDIIFGIEQKVDFIAASFVRKASDVLEIRELLEEHGAQYIQIVPKIENQEGIDNIDSILEVSDGLMVARGDMGVEIPPEEVPLVQKRLIKKCNVLGKPVITATQMLDSMQRNPRPTRAEASDVANAIFDGTDAIMLSGETAAGQYPVEAVTMMANIAVRVEKSLQYEDMFKKRIKEFTPTITDAISQSVAHTALALDVAAIVAPTESGHTAKMISKYRPKSPIVAVTSDEQVGRRLALVWGVQAFMAEKRAASTDEMLDTAIQTGMDAGLIGLGDTVVITAGVPVAETGTTNLMKIHVVGEEVAKGQGIGRKAAKGKVVVAKTAAEAVANVNEGDILVTTSTDKDMIPAIEKAAALVVEEGGLTSHAAVVGVSIGIPVIVGVNGVTATLKNGQEVTVDAARGIVYNGHAEVL
- a CDS encoding FxsA family protein, with translation MKWLLFLFILIPAIEITVLIGSSHVIGLWSTFAMIVFTGVVGVYLAKRQGFKVLGEIQSKLNRGEMPGEAVLDGIFVFVGGILLVLPGYVTDVLGFICVIPVTRALLKPLVMKWMEWKFRKNSTIIIQK